In a single window of the Rhodoferax saidenbachensis genome:
- a CDS encoding DUF4149 domain-containing protein: MRTLPLWLAAAWAGSLTTLGFLVVPMLFVHLPTPAIAGGMAAKLFSLQTGVSTACALGLLLVFRSNRPLAPVDTARAATLFVVAGALLALLVEFGVSPHIVARDNLALWHRVGSAMYVLQWVCALVVFGKLAAARSATST; this comes from the coding sequence ATGCGTACGCTACCGCTGTGGCTGGCAGCCGCCTGGGCGGGCAGCCTGACCACGCTGGGTTTCTTGGTGGTGCCCATGCTGTTTGTGCATTTGCCCACACCGGCTATCGCAGGCGGCATGGCGGCGAAACTCTTCAGCCTGCAAACCGGCGTTTCCACGGCATGTGCCTTGGGTCTGCTGCTGGTTTTTAGGTCAAATAGGCCTCTAGCCCCCGTGGATACTGCGCGAGCAGCTACACTTTTTGTAGTGGCTGGGGCCTTGTTGGCGCTCTTGGTGGAGTTTGGTGTGTCGCCCCACATCGTGGCGCGTGACAACCTGGCCCTGTGGCACCGGGTAGGCAGTGCCATGTATGTACTGCAGTGGGTGTGCGCGCTGGTGGTTTTTGGAAAACTCGCTGCAGCGCGCAGTGCGACGTCGACTTAA
- the ftsH gene encoding ATP-dependent zinc metalloprotease FtsH, translating into MNNQWFSKIAVWLVIALVLFTVFKQFDSRSAGSTGLVGYSDFLEQVRSKQIKSAIIQEGQGGTEILAVTTDDRKVRTTATYLDRGLVGDLIANNVKFDVKPREEGSLLMTLLVSWGPMLLLIGVWVYFMRQMQGGGKGGAFSFGKSKARLLDENTNTVTFADVAGCDEAKEEVKEVVDFLKDPSKFQKLGGRIPRGLLLVGPPGTGKTLLAKSIAGEAKVPFFSISGSDFVEMFVGVGASRVRDMFENAKKNAPCIIFIDEIDAVGRQRGAGLGGGNDEREQTLNQMLVEMDGFETNVGVIVVAATNRPDILDAALLRPGRFDRQVYVTLPDIRGREQILNVHMRKVPLGQDVKPSIIARGTPGMSGADLANLCNEAALMAARRNARVVEMQDFEKAKDKIYMGPERVSMVMTDEEKRATAYHESGHAVVAESLPNTDPVHKVTIMPRGRALGLTWQLPERDRLSRYRDQMLAEISILFGGRIAEDFFVKKISTGASNDYERATKIARDMVTRYGMSELLGPMVYAENEGEVFLGRSVTQTTNISEATMLKVDQEIRRILDEQYAVAEKILREQASKVEMMTKALMDWETIDRDQVLDIMAGKEPRPSKDWTPRAPYPGSSGDGGGGADAAPAATDPAPTAV; encoded by the coding sequence TTGAATAATCAGTGGTTTTCGAAAATTGCAGTGTGGTTGGTGATTGCCTTGGTGCTTTTCACCGTGTTCAAGCAATTCGATTCGCGCAGCGCGGGCAGCACGGGCTTGGTCGGCTATTCCGATTTCCTGGAGCAGGTGCGCAGCAAGCAGATCAAGAGCGCCATCATCCAGGAAGGCCAGGGCGGCACCGAGATTCTGGCCGTTACCACCGATGACCGCAAAGTCCGCACCACCGCCACTTACCTGGACCGTGGTCTGGTCGGCGACCTGATAGCCAACAACGTCAAGTTCGACGTCAAACCCCGCGAAGAAGGCTCCTTGCTCATGACCTTGCTGGTCAGCTGGGGCCCCATGCTGCTGTTGATCGGCGTGTGGGTGTACTTCATGCGCCAGATGCAGGGCGGCGGCAAGGGCGGCGCGTTCAGCTTTGGCAAGAGTAAGGCCCGTTTGCTCGACGAAAACACCAACACCGTGACCTTTGCCGACGTGGCCGGTTGCGACGAGGCCAAGGAAGAAGTCAAGGAAGTCGTGGACTTCCTGAAAGACCCCTCCAAGTTCCAGAAACTCGGCGGCCGTATTCCGCGTGGTTTGTTGCTGGTCGGCCCTCCTGGTACGGGTAAAACACTGCTGGCCAAGTCCATTGCGGGCGAAGCCAAGGTACCTTTCTTCAGCATCTCGGGTTCTGATTTCGTGGAAATGTTTGTCGGCGTGGGTGCATCCCGCGTGCGCGACATGTTCGAAAACGCCAAGAAAAACGCCCCTTGCATCATCTTCATCGATGAAATCGACGCCGTCGGTCGCCAGCGTGGCGCTGGTTTGGGCGGTGGCAATGACGAACGCGAACAGACCCTGAACCAGATGCTGGTCGAGATGGACGGTTTTGAGACCAACGTCGGTGTGATCGTGGTGGCTGCCACCAACCGCCCTGACATTCTGGATGCTGCACTGCTGCGCCCAGGTCGTTTTGACCGCCAGGTCTATGTCACCCTGCCCGATATTCGCGGTCGCGAGCAGATCCTTAACGTGCACATGCGCAAGGTCCCTTTGGGCCAGGACGTCAAGCCCAGCATCATCGCCCGCGGTACACCCGGCATGAGCGGTGCTGACTTGGCCAATCTGTGCAACGAAGCCGCCCTGATGGCCGCACGCCGCAATGCGCGCGTGGTCGAAATGCAGGATTTCGAGAAGGCCAAAGACAAGATTTACATGGGCCCCGAGCGTGTCTCCATGGTGATGACCGACGAGGAAAAGCGGGCTACCGCCTACCACGAGTCGGGCCATGCCGTGGTGGCAGAGTCGCTGCCCAATACCGACCCGGTGCACAAGGTCACCATCATGCCGCGTGGCCGGGCTTTGGGCCTGACATGGCAGTTGCCTGAGCGTGACCGCCTGAGCCGCTACCGCGACCAGATGCTGGCCGAGATCAGCATCCTGTTCGGTGGCCGTATTGCCGAAGACTTTTTCGTCAAGAAAATCTCCACCGGCGCATCGAACGACTACGAGCGTGCCACCAAGATCGCCCGCGACATGGTCACACGCTACGGCATGAGTGAATTGCTGGGCCCCATGGTCTACGCCGAGAATGAAGGCGAAGTGTTCTTGGGCCGCAGCGTGACCCAGACCACCAATATCTCCGAAGCCACCATGCTCAAGGTGGACCAGGAAATCCGCCGCATCCTGGACGAGCAATACGCTGTGGCCGAGAAAATTCTGCGTGAACAGGCCAGCAAGGTCGAGATGATGACCAAGGCGCTGATGGATTGGGAAACCATTGACCGTGACCAAGTGCTGGACATCATGGCCGGCAAAGAGCCACGTCCGTCCAAGGACTGGACGCCGCGTGCGCCCTACCCGGGTAGCAGCGGTGATGGCGGTGGTGGCGCGGATGCGGCACCCGCCGCTACCGACCCCGCACCGACTGCAGTCTAA
- a CDS encoding GNAT family N-acetyltransferase produces the protein MTNNIRISRVDYANPSHAQALVAMLDAYARDPMGGGEGLSDFAKTNVVAGLAARPHAFSFVAFAGAGDDQPVGLINCIEGFSTFASQPLVNVHDLAVMDGHRGQHIGERLLAAAEDEARARGACKLTLEVLSGNPGAARLYKRVGFAQYELDPAMGQAQFMQKWLA, from the coding sequence ATGACCAACAACATCCGTATCAGCCGCGTGGACTACGCCAACCCATCCCATGCACAAGCGCTGGTCGCCATGCTAGACGCCTACGCACGCGATCCCATGGGCGGCGGCGAGGGCCTGAGCGACTTTGCCAAAACCAATGTGGTGGCGGGGCTGGCAGCGCGGCCCCACGCCTTCAGCTTCGTGGCGTTTGCGGGAGCGGGTGACGACCAGCCCGTGGGCCTGATCAATTGCATCGAAGGCTTCTCCACCTTTGCCAGCCAGCCGCTGGTGAATGTGCACGACCTCGCGGTGATGGACGGCCACCGCGGCCAGCACATCGGCGAACGCCTGCTGGCAGCCGCCGAAGACGAGGCCCGCGCCCGCGGCGCCTGCAAACTCACGCTGGAAGTGCTGTCCGGCAACCCCGGTGCGGCCCGGCTGTACAAGCGCGTGGGTTTTGCCCAGTACGAGCTGGACCCGGCTATGGGTCAGGCGCAGTTCATGCAGAAGTGGCTGGCCTGA
- a CDS encoding YhbY family RNA-binding protein: MPLIQLTPAQRKDHRADAHHLDPVVMVGGDGLTANVKNEIDAALNAHGLIKVRVFSDDRVAREEMFQTLANDLNAAPIQHIGKLLVLWRPKVEKEKTVDENRMPGPRDFKVLKYSKRAGQRPEVKTLRVLGNQRLTPGGNVKRAKPKPPVSVKKRSQT, from the coding sequence ATGCCCTTAATTCAACTGACTCCCGCCCAGCGCAAAGACCATCGCGCTGACGCCCACCACCTGGACCCCGTCGTCATGGTGGGTGGCGATGGCCTCACTGCCAACGTCAAAAACGAGATCGACGCAGCCCTCAACGCCCATGGCCTGATCAAGGTACGCGTCTTCTCCGATGACCGTGTCGCCCGGGAAGAAATGTTCCAGACCCTGGCCAACGACCTGAACGCGGCCCCCATTCAGCACATTGGCAAACTGCTGGTGTTGTGGCGCCCCAAGGTGGAAAAGGAAAAAACAGTCGACGAAAACCGCATGCCCGGCCCGCGCGACTTCAAGGTGTTGAAGTACAGCAAACGCGCCGGTCAACGCCCCGAAGTCAAAACCCTGCGTGTGTTGGGCAACCAGCGCCTCACGCCGGGTGGGAACGTCAAGCGGGCCAAACCGAAGCCACCGGTCAGCGTCAAGAAACGCAGCCAGACTTAA
- the leuE gene encoding leucine efflux protein LeuE — MSFYGVTDIWTYVIGALGIILLPGPNSLFVLSVATARGVKAGYQGALGVFVGDTILLICTALGAAGLLRSNPALFMVVKYAGAAYLTWVGLHLVWSAIQKWRSTEAPVAAVAETPAHLAHPFKRALVISLLNPKAILFLLSFFVQFIDPTYETPAVPFLILSAIVMAFSALYLSALIFAGARLAQAFSQRKRLSASLSSSVGALFMWFGAKLATASLN; from the coding sequence ATGAGCTTTTACGGCGTTACCGACATCTGGACTTACGTGATTGGCGCGTTGGGCATCATTTTGTTGCCCGGCCCCAACTCGTTGTTCGTACTGTCGGTCGCCACGGCGCGCGGTGTGAAGGCCGGGTACCAGGGCGCCTTGGGCGTGTTTGTGGGTGACACCATTTTGCTCATTTGCACAGCTTTGGGCGCTGCCGGATTGCTGCGCAGCAACCCGGCGTTGTTTATGGTGGTGAAGTATGCCGGTGCGGCTTACCTCACTTGGGTTGGCCTCCATCTGGTGTGGTCTGCGATCCAGAAGTGGCGCAGTACCGAAGCCCCCGTGGCGGCAGTGGCCGAGACGCCCGCCCATCTGGCGCACCCGTTCAAGCGCGCGCTGGTGATCAGCCTGTTGAACCCGAAGGCGATTTTGTTTTTGCTGTCGTTCTTTGTGCAGTTCATTGATCCGACGTACGAGACACCGGCCGTGCCGTTTCTGATTTTGAGCGCCATCGTGATGGCCTTCAGCGCGCTGTATTTGTCGGCGCTGATATTTGCCGGCGCGCGCCTCGCGCAGGCCTTTAGCCAGCGCAAGCGTTTGTCGGCCAGCCTGTCCAGCAGCGTGGGCGCGTTGTTTATGTGGTTCGGCGCCAAGTTGGCGACCGCAAGCCTGAATTGA
- a CDS encoding RlmE family RNA methyltransferase, which yields MSSIKKSGTKVNKAWLHDHINDPYVKLAGREGYRARAAYKLKEIDETLHLIKPGQLVVDLGCTPGAWSQYLRRRMSPNGAAVGEMNGTIIGLDLLPMDPIEGVTFIQGDFREAEVLTQLEAALAGRQADVVVSDMAPNLSGISSADAARIEYLVELAIEFAQNHMKPQGALVAKVFHGGSYNDVVKRFKEAFQTVKPLKPKASRDRSSETFLVGLGLR from the coding sequence ATGTCTTCCATCAAGAAAAGCGGCACCAAGGTCAACAAGGCTTGGCTGCACGACCACATCAACGACCCTTACGTCAAATTGGCGGGCAGGGAAGGCTACCGCGCACGGGCGGCCTACAAACTCAAGGAAATTGACGAAACCCTGCACCTGATCAAACCCGGTCAGCTGGTGGTGGACTTGGGTTGCACCCCCGGCGCCTGGAGCCAGTACCTGCGCCGGCGCATGTCGCCCAACGGTGCCGCAGTGGGCGAAATGAACGGCACCATCATTGGGCTGGACCTGTTGCCCATGGACCCTATCGAGGGCGTGACCTTCATCCAGGGTGACTTTCGGGAGGCGGAGGTTCTGACCCAGCTCGAAGCCGCTTTGGCCGGCCGGCAGGCCGATGTGGTGGTGTCGGACATGGCACCCAACCTCTCTGGCATATCGTCCGCCGATGCGGCCCGTATCGAGTATTTGGTGGAACTGGCCATTGAATTTGCCCAAAACCACATGAAACCCCAGGGCGCGCTGGTGGCCAAGGTGTTCCATGGCGGCAGTTACAACGACGTGGTGAAACGCTTCAAGGAGGCGTTTCAAACGGTTAAGCCGCTCAAACCCAAGGCGTCGCGTGACCGCTCCTCTGAGACATTTTTGGTGGGTCTTGGCTTGCGATAG
- the greA gene encoding transcription elongation factor GreA: MATFPITKRGAELLKAELHKLKTVERPGVIQAISEARAQGDLSENADYDAAKERQGFIEGRIQEIEGKMSIAQVIDPSGIQADGRVVFGATVELEEEESGDRVKYQIVGEDEADLKHGLINISSPIARALIGKEQGDTAVVLAPGGEKVYEVVAVHYI, from the coding sequence ATGGCAACCTTTCCCATCACCAAACGCGGCGCAGAACTGCTCAAGGCCGAGCTGCACAAACTCAAGACCGTGGAGCGCCCCGGAGTGATCCAGGCGATTTCTGAAGCACGTGCACAGGGCGATCTGAGTGAAAACGCCGACTACGACGCGGCCAAAGAGCGCCAGGGCTTTATCGAAGGCCGCATCCAGGAAATTGAAGGCAAGATGTCCATCGCCCAGGTGATCGACCCCTCCGGCATTCAGGCCGATGGCCGTGTGGTGTTTGGTGCCACGGTAGAGCTGGAAGAGGAAGAGTCGGGCGACCGTGTGAAATACCAGATCGTCGGCGAAGACGAAGCCGATCTCAAGCACGGCCTCATCAACATCAGCTCTCCGATTGCCCGTGCCCTGATCGGCAAGGAGCAGGGCGACACCGCCGTGGTGCTGGCCCCCGGCGGCGAGAAAGTCTACGAAGTCGTCGCGGTTCACTACATCTGA
- the glmM gene encoding phosphoglucosamine mutase, translating into MGRQYFGTDGIRGTVGQAPITPDFVLRLAHAVGHVLKRAEARPTVLIGKDTRISGYMLESALESGFNSAGVDVVLLGPLPTPGVAYLTRAQRASLGVVISASHNPFADNGIKFFSAQGTKLSDAWELAVEAELAKPPEWADSASLGKSRRLDDAAGRYIEFCKSTFANDLTLKGMKIVVDAAHGAAYHIAPKVFHELGAEVIAIGCAPDGLNINKDVGATHPAALVQAVKEHKAHFGVALDGDADRLQLVDAQGRLYNGDELLYLMADDRLGRDEHVPGVVGTLMTNMAVEVALKKRGVQFVRAKVGDRYVLEELEKHKWILGGEGSGHLLALDKHTTGDGLISALQVLQACVRSGKSMADLLKNVTLFPQTLINVRLAPGQDWKSNTQMEAATKAVEAELGDTGRVLIRASGTEPLVRVMVEARDATQAQASAQRIADTLKV; encoded by the coding sequence ATGGGACGACAGTATTTCGGAACCGACGGCATTCGCGGCACGGTAGGGCAGGCACCCATCACGCCGGACTTTGTGCTGCGCCTGGCGCATGCCGTTGGCCATGTGCTCAAGCGGGCCGAGGCGCGCCCCACGGTGCTGATTGGCAAGGACACCCGTATCTCGGGCTACATGCTGGAGAGTGCGCTGGAGAGTGGTTTCAACTCTGCCGGTGTGGACGTGGTTCTGCTCGGGCCATTGCCGACACCAGGCGTGGCTTATCTGACCCGTGCGCAGCGTGCGTCGCTGGGCGTGGTCATCAGCGCCAGCCACAACCCGTTTGCTGACAACGGCATCAAGTTTTTCAGCGCGCAGGGCACCAAGCTGTCCGACGCGTGGGAGCTCGCGGTAGAGGCCGAACTGGCCAAGCCCCCGGAGTGGGCCGACTCTGCCAGCCTGGGCAAGTCGCGCCGCCTGGACGATGCGGCCGGGCGCTACATCGAGTTCTGCAAGAGCACGTTTGCCAATGATTTGACGCTCAAGGGCATGAAGATTGTGGTCGACGCGGCACACGGTGCGGCTTACCACATCGCCCCCAAGGTGTTCCACGAACTGGGCGCCGAGGTGATCGCCATTGGTTGCGCACCCGATGGCCTGAACATCAACAAGGACGTGGGCGCCACGCATCCTGCCGCGCTGGTGCAGGCCGTCAAGGAACACAAGGCGCATTTCGGTGTGGCACTCGACGGCGATGCCGACCGCCTGCAACTGGTGGACGCACAGGGCCGCCTGTACAACGGCGACGAGCTGCTGTACCTGATGGCCGATGACCGCCTGGGCCGCGACGAGCACGTGCCCGGCGTGGTGGGCACGTTGATGACCAATATGGCGGTGGAAGTGGCGCTCAAGAAGCGTGGCGTGCAGTTTGTGCGCGCCAAGGTGGGCGACCGCTATGTGCTCGAAGAGCTGGAGAAACACAAATGGATTCTGGGCGGCGAGGGCTCGGGCCACTTGCTGGCGCTGGACAAACACACCACGGGTGATGGATTGATTTCCGCGCTGCAGGTGCTGCAGGCCTGCGTGCGCAGCGGCAAGAGCATGGCTGATTTGTTGAAAAACGTGACGCTGTTCCCGCAAACCCTGATCAATGTGCGCCTGGCGCCGGGGCAGGATTGGAAATCGAACACGCAGATGGAAGCCGCTACCAAAGCGGTAGAAGCCGAGCTGGGCGATACCGGCCGTGTGTTGATCCGTGCCAGTGGCACCGAGCCGCTGGTGCGGGTGATGGTGGAAGCGCGCGATGCCACCCAGGCGCAAGCCAGCGCCCAGCGCATTGCCGACACCCTCAAAGTATGA
- the carB gene encoding carbamoyl-phosphate synthase large subunit gives MPKRTDIKSILIIGAGPIIIGQACEFDYSGVQACKALREEGYKVILINSNPATIMTDPATADVTYIEPITWQTVEKIIAKERPDAILPTMGGQTALNCALDLWHNGVLDKYKVELIGATPEAIDKAEDRLKFKDAMTKIGLGSARSGIAHSMEEAWGVQKTLGFPTVIRPSFTLGGTGGGIAYNAEEFETICKRGLEASPTNELLIEESLLGWKEYEMEVVRDKADNCIIVCSIENLDPMGVHTGDSITVAPAQTLTDKEYQILRNASLAVLREIGVDTGGSNVQFSINPVDGRMVVIEMNPRVSRSSALASKATGFPIAKVAAKLAVGFTLDELRNDITGGATPASFEPSIDYVVTKIPRFAFEKFPAADSRLTTQMKSVGEVMAMGRTFQESFQKALRGLEVGVDGMNEKTQDREVLEKELGEPGPERIWYVGDAFAQGMSVDEVFALTKIDPWFLVQIEQIVKLELEIENLPQPATGSALDNIDAATLRALKQKGFSDRRLAKQFKTTDTAVRNKRRALGVRPVYKRVDTCAAEFATNTAYLYSTYEAEGSECEAAPTNKKKIMVLGGGPNRIGQGIEFDYCCVHAALAMREDGYETIMVNCNPETVSTDYDTSDRLYFEPLTLEDVLEIVDKEKPVGVIVQYGGQTPLKLALDLEANGVPIIGTSPDMIDAAEDRERFQKLLHELKLRQPPNATARTEPEALEKAAALGYPLVVRPSYVLGGRAMEIVHEQRDLERYMREAVKVSHDSPVLLDRFLNDAIECDVDCIRDSAGVTFIGGVMEHIEQAGVHSGDSACSLPPYSLSAATVTEIKRQTSAMAQALNVVGLMNVQFAIQTVDGQDVIYVLEVNPRASRTVPFVSKATGIQLAKVAARCMAGQTLASQGIGKEVTPPYFSVKEAVFPFVKFPGVDTILGPEMKSTGEVMGVGKTFGEAFVKSQLGAGAKLPRSGKAFISVKQSDKPRAVEVARKLAAQGFELVATKGTAAAISAAGVSCAVVNKVTEGRPHIVDMIKNEEIAMVVNTVEERRNAIADSRQIRTSALLARVTTYTTIAGAEAAVEGMKYLDHLDVISVQEMHAQLHA, from the coding sequence ATGCCAAAACGTACCGATATAAAAAGCATACTGATCATTGGCGCCGGCCCCATCATCATTGGCCAGGCCTGCGAGTTCGACTACTCCGGCGTGCAGGCCTGCAAGGCGCTGCGCGAAGAGGGCTACAAGGTCATTCTGATCAACAGCAACCCCGCGACCATCATGACTGACCCCGCCACGGCGGACGTCACCTACATCGAACCCATCACCTGGCAGACGGTGGAGAAGATCATCGCCAAGGAACGCCCCGATGCGATCCTGCCGACCATGGGTGGCCAGACCGCGCTGAACTGCGCGCTGGACCTGTGGCACAACGGCGTGCTGGACAAATACAAGGTGGAGCTGATTGGCGCCACGCCCGAAGCCATCGACAAGGCCGAAGACCGTTTGAAGTTCAAGGACGCGATGACCAAGATCGGTCTGGGCTCCGCGCGCTCGGGCATTGCGCACAGCATGGAAGAAGCCTGGGGCGTGCAAAAGACGCTGGGCTTCCCTACGGTCATTCGCCCCAGCTTCACGCTGGGCGGTACCGGTGGCGGCATTGCCTACAACGCAGAAGAATTCGAGACTATCTGCAAGCGCGGCCTGGAAGCCTCGCCCACCAACGAGCTGCTGATTGAAGAGTCGCTGCTCGGCTGGAAAGAGTATGAGATGGAAGTGGTACGCGACAAGGCGGACAACTGCATCATCGTTTGCTCCATTGAAAATCTGGACCCGATGGGCGTGCACACCGGTGACTCGATCACCGTGGCCCCGGCGCAGACGCTGACCGACAAGGAATACCAGATCTTGCGTAACGCGTCTCTGGCGGTGCTGCGCGAAATCGGCGTGGATACCGGGGGCTCCAACGTGCAATTCTCGATCAACCCGGTCGATGGCCGAATGGTGGTCATCGAGATGAATCCCCGCGTGTCGCGTTCTTCCGCGCTGGCTTCCAAGGCGACTGGTTTTCCGATTGCCAAAGTCGCGGCCAAGCTGGCGGTTGGCTTCACGCTGGACGAGTTGCGCAACGACATCACTGGTGGCGCGACGCCGGCTTCGTTCGAGCCCAGCATCGACTACGTGGTCACCAAGATCCCGCGTTTCGCATTCGAGAAATTCCCAGCAGCCGATAGCCGCCTGACCACACAGATGAAGTCTGTGGGCGAGGTGATGGCCATGGGCCGTACCTTCCAGGAATCGTTCCAGAAAGCCCTGCGCGGCCTCGAAGTCGGCGTGGACGGTATGAACGAGAAAACGCAGGACCGCGAAGTTCTCGAAAAAGAACTGGGCGAGCCCGGCCCCGAGCGCATTTGGTATGTGGGCGACGCCTTTGCGCAAGGCATGAGCGTGGATGAAGTGTTCGCGCTGACCAAGATCGACCCGTGGTTTCTCGTGCAGATCGAACAGATCGTCAAGCTGGAACTGGAAATCGAAAACCTGCCGCAGCCTGCGACTGGCAGCGCGCTGGACAACATCGACGCGGCCACTCTGCGCGCCCTGAAGCAAAAGGGTTTCTCGGACCGCCGCCTGGCCAAGCAATTCAAAACCACCGACACCGCCGTGCGCAACAAGCGCCGTGCCCTTGGTGTGCGCCCGGTCTACAAGCGTGTGGACACTTGCGCTGCAGAGTTCGCCACCAACACCGCGTACCTGTATTCGACCTACGAAGCCGAAGGCTCCGAGTGCGAAGCGGCGCCTACCAACAAGAAAAAGATCATGGTGCTGGGCGGTGGCCCGAACCGCATCGGCCAGGGCATTGAGTTCGATTACTGCTGCGTGCACGCCGCATTGGCGATGCGCGAAGACGGCTACGAGACCATCATGGTCAACTGCAACCCGGAGACCGTCTCTACCGACTACGACACCTCGGATCGCCTGTACTTCGAGCCGCTGACGCTGGAAGACGTGCTCGAAATCGTTGACAAGGAAAAACCGGTCGGCGTGATCGTGCAATACGGCGGCCAGACGCCTTTGAAGCTTGCGCTGGATCTCGAAGCGAATGGCGTGCCCATCATCGGCACATCGCCCGACATGATTGACGCCGCCGAAGACCGCGAGCGTTTCCAGAAACTGCTGCACGAACTGAAGCTTCGCCAACCACCGAACGCGACAGCGCGTACTGAACCTGAAGCGCTGGAAAAAGCGGCTGCCCTAGGCTATCCGCTGGTGGTGCGCCCCAGCTATGTGCTGGGCGGCCGTGCGATGGAAATCGTCCACGAGCAGCGCGACCTGGAGCGCTACATGCGCGAAGCGGTCAAGGTGAGCCACGATTCGCCGGTGCTCTTGGACCGCTTTCTGAACGACGCGATTGAGTGCGATGTCGATTGCATCCGCGACTCCGCGGGCGTGACCTTTATCGGTGGCGTGATGGAGCACATCGAACAAGCGGGCGTGCACAGCGGAGATTCCGCTTGCTCACTGCCGCCCTACAGCCTGAGCGCTGCGACGGTTACCGAAATCAAACGCCAGACCTCGGCGATGGCGCAAGCTCTGAACGTGGTCGGCTTGATGAACGTGCAGTTCGCGATCCAGACCGTGGATGGTCAGGACGTGATCTATGTATTAGAAGTGAACCCGCGCGCAAGCCGCACCGTGCCGTTTGTCTCCAAAGCTACTGGCATCCAGCTGGCCAAGGTCGCAGCGCGCTGCATGGCCGGCCAGACGCTGGCCAGCCAGGGTATTGGCAAGGAAGTCACTCCGCCGTACTTCAGCGTCAAGGAAGCCGTGTTCCCGTTTGTCAAGTTCCCGGGCGTGGACACCATCCTCGGCCCCGAGATGAAGTCCACCGGCGAAGTGATGGGCGTGGGTAAGACTTTCGGCGAAGCTTTTGTGAAATCGCAACTGGGCGCAGGCGCCAAGCTGCCGCGTTCGGGCAAGGCGTTTATCTCGGTCAAGCAAAGTGACAAGCCGCGTGCCGTAGAAGTGGCCCGCAAGCTCGCAGCGCAGGGCTTTGAACTGGTGGCCACCAAGGGCACGGCAGCCGCCATCAGCGCGGCGGGTGTGTCCTGCGCCGTGGTCAACAAGGTCACGGAAGGGCGCCCGCACATCGTGGACATGATCAAGAACGAGGAAATCGCCATGGTGGTCAACACCGTGGAAGAGCGCCGCAACGCGATTGCCGACTCGCGCCAGATCCGCACGTCGGCCCTGTTGGCCCGTGTCACCACCTACACCACCATTGCCGGTGCGGAGGCTGCGGTCGAGGGCATGAAGTACCTGGACCACCTCGATGTGATCTCGGTGCAGGAGATGCATGCCCAATTGCACGCTTAA
- the folP gene encoding dihydropteroate synthase has product MFWHTTRYPIDLTKPLVMGIVNVTPDSFSDGGQHASSAAAMAHCDQLLKDGAAILDIGGESTRPGALTLPVDEELARVLPVVRHAVTLGVPVSVDTYKPQVMQAVLDMGADIINDIWALRWRDPSFHVTGQEVVARHGSCGVCLMHMHRDPQTMQVAPMEGDVVPQVLSFLERLAQDLRGLGVEKPRICIDPGIGFGKTVPQNFALLARQRELLALGYPLLAGWSRKSSLAAVTQTSLAAVATLDVHERMVPSVAAAVLAVQNGASIVRVHDVRETVQALKVLAAMQAA; this is encoded by the coding sequence ATGTTTTGGCACACCACGCGTTACCCGATTGACCTGACCAAGCCGTTGGTCATGGGTATCGTCAATGTCACGCCCGATTCGTTTTCGGACGGTGGGCAGCACGCCTCCAGCGCTGCGGCCATGGCCCATTGCGACCAATTGCTCAAGGACGGCGCTGCCATTCTGGACATTGGTGGTGAGTCCACCCGCCCGGGCGCACTGACGCTGCCTGTGGATGAAGAACTGGCGCGTGTGTTGCCCGTGGTGCGCCACGCCGTGACGCTGGGTGTGCCGGTATCGGTGGACACCTACAAGCCACAGGTCATGCAGGCCGTGCTGGACATGGGCGCCGACATCATCAACGACATCTGGGCGCTGCGCTGGCGTGATCCATCCTTCCATGTCACGGGCCAGGAAGTCGTGGCCCGGCATGGCAGTTGCGGGGTGTGCCTGATGCACATGCACCGTGACCCGCAGACCATGCAGGTGGCGCCCATGGAGGGTGACGTGGTGCCGCAGGTGCTATCGTTTTTAGAGCGGCTTGCGCAGGATCTGCGAGGGCTGGGGGTTGAAAAGCCTCGTATTTGCATAGACCCCGGCATTGGTTTTGGCAAGACCGTGCCGCAGAACTTTGCACTGCTGGCACGCCAGCGCGAGCTGCTGGCGCTGGGCTATCCGCTCTTGGCGGGCTGGTCGCGCAAGTCGTCGCTGGCCGCGGTGACACAAACATCGTTGGCCGCAGTGGCCACGCTGGATGTGCACGAGCGCATGGTGCCTAGCGTAGCCGCTGCCGTGCTGGCGGTACAGAACGGCGCGAGCATCGTGCGCGTGCACGACGTGCGCGAGACGGTGCAGGCACTCAAAGTGTTGGCGGCCATGCAAGCCGCATAA